One genomic window of Sphingopyxis sp. OPL5 includes the following:
- a CDS encoding BlaI/MecI/CopY family transcriptional regulator: protein MAERASESEMQILSALWDESPQSATDLAENVGAANGWTLATVKTLVARLVQKGAVTAEAEGRRFLYSPAVERADAVGDESQRFVDRLFGGRVSPLIAHLAEREALSDTDIAEIEALLRRLKS from the coding sequence ATGGCAGAACGCGCCAGCGAATCCGAAATGCAGATCTTGTCGGCGCTGTGGGACGAATCCCCGCAGAGCGCGACCGATCTTGCCGAGAATGTCGGGGCCGCCAACGGTTGGACGCTCGCGACGGTCAAGACGCTCGTCGCACGCCTCGTCCAGAAGGGCGCGGTGACCGCCGAGGCCGAGGGTCGCCGCTTTCTCTACAGCCCCGCGGTCGAGCGCGCCGATGCGGTGGGCGATGAATCGCAGCGCTTCGTCGATCGCCTGTTCGGCGGCCGGGTCAGCCCGCTGATCGCCCATCTCGCCGAGCGCGAAGCGCTGTCGGATACCGACATCGCCGAGATCGAGGCGCTGCTCAGGAGGCTCAAGTCATGA
- a CDS encoding CHAT domain-containing protein — MAARRPFFVSFLGMLALAAPGTASAQASDPTLRDSFAIGDKGGSLCEVQSTVRDSVITGMFDRAWMIVCRDAGQPVGYVRMLRATPAETQARVDRARAGTIACTATDNCMVKDSDVQWTTRIEGEGNTSYAVEGFTAYKDALNLALESIRQRKVASGTINVATTSIGGNDGFARTLAGTIDVDRALAEGYRRNHSGDYAEAAEFFEALSRRALEEQAAADIDPTEFTLNRALQKSNLGEFAEAERLFGEVEAIPTTDAVQLRLRRNFRAIHALNQRDYAGAADLLNTPIPPLASAVTVAGDAVTLTPEIVAGVNSGSNSRAIRQSSDNERLTPLERAQIIDAQAVHLLGTVERLRGNPAAAKAAQLKGLADAMAVREGRVTSIVRLRSQMLGELALAEEAAGDKDAADARFLESINALAVEYPETNALASARARYAAFLTRQGRDGEAMTIYHDVVGALASSQRSTSGMANMMAPYYRLLAAKAASDPAAVGDFFVASQLQVRPGVADTQAVLARELSSGSAEGSRLFRQATTLNRDIERARIEDARLAQMVETPEINALRADLKTRLDNLGFQQAETVAALSAYPQYRVVAPGKLDLAELQAVLRPDEGYLKMLVVGDAVYAMLIDTKGAQLWRSDISTTQLENAVDSVRSTISIVENGRRVTYPFDAATARSLYTQLFGPVADRLPTIANLIFEPDGAMLRLPINLLITADTGLADYEQRLLDPGADAFDMRRIAWLGRTTRPSTAVSALAFRNARQAAPSNATHQYFGLGQNLPVGPALPSLGSRGAAGGVDDNCQWAPSQWNRPISADELNTARVAMGDRAAALLTGGAFTDTAVKARADLNDYRIIHFATHGLVTAPRPSCPARPALVTSFGDSDSDGLLTFQEIYDLKINADLVILSACDTAGAASVSATREAGVASGGGNALDGLVRAFIGAGGRSVIASHWPAPDDFDATKRLIGGLFAARQGESVGDALWATQTLLMDEKQTSHPYYWAGFAIIGDGGQALLHGGTATAAAPQTGEAAGRAAR, encoded by the coding sequence ATGGCCGCTCGACGTCCGTTTTTCGTCTCGTTTCTGGGAATGCTGGCGCTTGCCGCACCCGGGACGGCGTCGGCGCAGGCGTCCGATCCGACGCTGCGCGACAGCTTCGCGATCGGCGACAAGGGCGGGTCGCTGTGCGAGGTCCAGTCGACGGTACGCGACTCGGTGATCACCGGCATGTTCGACCGCGCGTGGATGATCGTCTGCCGCGATGCCGGCCAGCCCGTCGGCTATGTCCGGATGCTGCGCGCGACCCCGGCCGAAACCCAGGCCCGCGTCGATCGCGCGCGCGCCGGCACGATCGCCTGTACAGCGACGGACAACTGCATGGTCAAGGACAGCGACGTCCAATGGACCACGCGCATCGAGGGCGAGGGCAACACCAGCTACGCAGTCGAGGGCTTTACCGCCTATAAGGACGCGCTGAACCTCGCGCTCGAATCGATCCGCCAGCGCAAGGTCGCCTCCGGCACGATCAATGTCGCGACCACCTCGATCGGCGGCAACGACGGCTTTGCCCGCACGCTCGCAGGGACGATCGACGTCGATCGCGCGCTCGCCGAGGGTTATCGCCGCAACCACAGCGGCGATTATGCCGAGGCCGCCGAATTTTTCGAAGCGCTGTCGCGTCGCGCGCTCGAGGAACAGGCCGCCGCCGACATCGACCCGACCGAATTCACCCTCAACCGCGCGCTGCAGAAATCGAACCTCGGCGAATTCGCCGAGGCCGAGCGGCTGTTCGGCGAGGTCGAGGCGATCCCGACCACCGATGCGGTGCAATTGCGCCTCCGCCGCAATTTCCGCGCGATCCACGCGCTCAACCAGCGCGATTATGCCGGCGCCGCCGACCTGCTCAACACGCCGATCCCGCCGCTGGCCAGCGCGGTCACCGTGGCGGGCGACGCCGTGACGCTGACCCCCGAGATCGTCGCCGGGGTCAACAGCGGCAGCAATTCGCGCGCGATCCGCCAAAGTTCGGACAATGAGCGGCTGACCCCGCTCGAACGCGCGCAGATCATCGACGCGCAGGCGGTCCACCTGCTCGGCACCGTCGAGCGGCTGCGCGGCAATCCGGCGGCGGCGAAAGCGGCGCAGCTCAAGGGGCTGGCCGACGCGATGGCGGTCCGCGAAGGCCGCGTGACCTCGATCGTGCGGCTGCGCTCGCAAATGCTCGGCGAACTCGCGCTCGCCGAAGAGGCCGCGGGCGACAAGGACGCCGCCGATGCGCGCTTCCTGGAATCGATCAACGCGCTCGCGGTCGAATATCCCGAAACCAACGCGCTCGCCTCGGCTCGCGCGCGCTATGCGGCCTTCCTGACCCGCCAGGGCCGCGATGGTGAGGCGATGACGATCTATCACGACGTCGTCGGCGCGCTCGCGAGTTCGCAGCGCTCGACCTCGGGCATGGCGAACATGATGGCGCCCTACTACCGGCTGCTCGCTGCCAAGGCCGCGAGCGACCCCGCCGCGGTCGGCGACTTCTTCGTCGCCAGCCAGTTGCAGGTCCGCCCCGGCGTCGCCGATACCCAGGCAGTGCTGGCGCGCGAATTGTCGAGCGGCAGCGCCGAAGGATCGCGGCTGTTCCGTCAGGCGACGACGCTGAACCGCGACATCGAACGCGCCCGGATCGAGGATGCGCGGCTCGCGCAAATGGTGGAAACGCCCGAAATCAACGCGCTGCGTGCCGATCTCAAGACGCGGCTCGACAATCTTGGCTTCCAGCAGGCCGAAACCGTCGCCGCGCTGTCGGCCTATCCGCAATATCGCGTCGTCGCGCCGGGCAAGCTCGACCTTGCCGAACTGCAAGCGGTGCTGCGTCCCGACGAGGGCTATCTCAAGATGCTCGTCGTCGGCGATGCCGTTTATGCGATGCTGATCGACACCAAGGGCGCGCAGCTGTGGCGCTCGGACATCAGCACGACGCAGCTCGAGAATGCGGTCGACAGCGTCCGCTCGACGATCTCGATCGTCGAAAATGGCCGCCGCGTCACCTATCCCTTCGACGCCGCGACCGCGCGCAGCCTTTACACCCAGTTGTTCGGCCCGGTCGCCGACCGGCTGCCGACGATCGCCAACCTGATCTTCGAACCCGATGGCGCGATGCTGCGGCTGCCGATCAACCTGCTGATCACCGCCGATACCGGGCTCGCCGATTATGAGCAGCGCCTGCTCGATCCGGGGGCCGACGCGTTCGACATGCGCCGGATTGCCTGGCTCGGGCGGACGACGCGGCCGAGCACCGCGGTGTCGGCGCTCGCGTTCCGCAACGCGCGCCAGGCGGCACCGTCGAATGCGACGCACCAATATTTCGGGCTCGGGCAGAATCTGCCGGTGGGGCCCGCCCTGCCCTCGCTCGGGTCGCGCGGCGCCGCCGGCGGGGTCGACGACAATTGCCAATGGGCGCCCTCGCAGTGGAACCGCCCGATCTCGGCCGACGAACTGAACACGGCGCGCGTCGCGATGGGCGACCGGGCGGCGGCGCTGCTGACCGGCGGCGCCTTCACCGATACGGCGGTCAAGGCGCGGGCGGACCTCAACGACTATCGCATCATCCATTTCGCGACCCACGGCCTCGTCACCGCGCCGCGGCCATCGTGCCCGGCGCGGCCGGCGCTCGTCACCTCGTTCGGCGACAGCGATTCGGACGGCCTGCTGACCTTCCAGGAAATTTACGACCTCAAGATCAACGCCGACCTGGTGATCCTGTCCGCCTGCGACACCGCGGGCGCCGCCTCGGTCAGCGCGACGCGCGAGGCCGGCGTCGCGAGCGGCGGCGGCAATGCGCTCGACGGGCTGGTCCGCGCCTTCATCGGCGCTGGCGGCCGATCGGTGATCGCGAGCCACTGGCCCGCCCCCGACGATTTCGACGCGACCAAGCGGTTGATCGGCGGATTGTTCGCGGCACGGCAGGGTGAGAGCGTCGGCGACGCCCTGTGGGCAACGCAGACGCTGCTGATGGACGAAAAACAGACCTCGCATCCTTATTATTGGGCGGGCTTCGCGATCATCGGCGACGGCGGCCAGGCGCTCCTCCACGGCGGCACCGCGACCGCAGCGGCACCGCAGACCGGAGAGGCCGCCGGCCGCGCCGCCCGCTGA
- a CDS encoding BolA/IbaG family iron-sulfur metabolism protein produces MAMRESDLQAMIAAAFPGAEVTITDLAGDGDHYAAHVVSESFRGLTRVAQHKAVYAALGGRMGGELHALQLTTGVPS; encoded by the coding sequence ATGGCGATGCGCGAATCCGATCTGCAGGCGATGATTGCCGCCGCTTTCCCCGGTGCGGAGGTGACGATCACCGACCTCGCCGGCGACGGCGACCATTATGCCGCGCATGTCGTCAGCGAGAGTTTTCGAGGGCTGACCCGCGTCGCGCAGCATAAGGCGGTGTACGCCGCACTCGGCGGACGCATGGGCGGTGAACTTCATGCCTTGCAATTGACCACCGGCGTTCCTTCATAG
- a CDS encoding DUF1476 domain-containing protein codes for MSAFDDREKAFEAQFARDQEVQFRITARRNRLVGEWAAERMGLTPEETDAYAKAVVQADFEEAGDEDVIRKLAGDLTAAQVEISDAEIRAALNDKAVEARRQFMDKQ; via the coding sequence ATGAGCGCATTCGACGATCGCGAAAAAGCATTTGAGGCGCAGTTCGCCCGCGACCAGGAGGTGCAGTTCCGCATCACCGCACGCCGCAACCGGCTGGTCGGCGAATGGGCCGCCGAGCGTATGGGGCTGACCCCCGAGGAAACCGACGCCTATGCCAAGGCGGTGGTCCAGGCCGATTTCGAGGAAGCCGGCGACGAGGACGTGATCCGCAAGCTCGCGGGCGACCTGACCGCAGCGCAGGTCGAGATCAGCGACGCCGAAATCCGCGCAGCGCTGAACGACAAGGCGGTCGAAGCGCGCCGCCAATTCATGGACAAGCAGTAG
- a CDS encoding group III truncated hemoglobin: MEQDEQIDETALERLIPAFYDRVRADTKIGPLFNDAVHDWPGHLERLVAFWSSVMLTSGRYKGSPMAAHLKHKAHITPAMFDRWLAIWTATTDELLAPAAAAALQAKAARIAESLQLALFFRLEDPGIRAS, encoded by the coding sequence GTGGAACAGGACGAGCAGATCGACGAAACCGCGCTCGAGCGCCTGATCCCCGCCTTCTACGACCGCGTGCGCGCCGATACGAAGATCGGCCCGCTGTTCAACGACGCGGTGCACGACTGGCCCGGCCATCTGGAAAGGCTGGTCGCCTTCTGGTCGTCGGTGATGCTGACCAGCGGCCGCTACAAGGGCAGCCCGATGGCCGCGCACCTGAAGCACAAGGCGCACATCACCCCCGCGATGTTCGACCGCTGGCTCGCGATCTGGACCGCGACCACCGACGAACTGCTCGCGCCCGCGGCGGCTGCCGCACTGCAGGCGAAGGCCGCCCGCATCGCCGAAAGCCTGCAACTCGCGCTTTTCTTTCGCCTCGAAGATCCTGGCATCCGGGCCAGCTGA
- the grxD gene encoding Grx4 family monothiol glutaredoxin, which translates to MTEATHDRIAKLVGDHAVLLFMKGTPLFPQCGFSSRAIAMLDRLGVEYDTVDVLQDMEIRQGIKEFSDWPTIPQLYVKGEFVGGSDIMMEMWEAGELHTLVADVPARAE; encoded by the coding sequence ATGACCGAAGCCACCCATGATCGTATCGCCAAGCTGGTTGGCGACCATGCCGTCCTGCTCTTTATGAAGGGCACGCCCTTGTTCCCGCAATGCGGCTTTTCGTCGCGCGCGATCGCGATGCTCGACCGGCTCGGGGTCGAATATGACACCGTCGATGTGCTGCAGGACATGGAGATCCGTCAGGGCATCAAGGAGTTTTCCGACTGGCCGACGATCCCCCAGCTCTATGTGAAGGGCGAATTCGTCGGCGGCAGCGACATCATGATGGAAATGTGGGAGGCGGGCGAACTGCACACGCTGGTCGCCGACGTCCCGGCGCGCGCCGAATAA
- a CDS encoding adenylate/guanylate cyclase domain-containing protein, whose translation MTETPTTEPEAAPEAAAEKRAAIPLRKQVRRLFTQLGPARLATTLIFLVVAIFVARMSWQLPLAGDAERALYDSRASLTAQHVGQDPRIVMITYNDETLFNTGIRSPLDRTLLTTALANIDAMGAKAIGIDILYDSPRPDDDALKAQLRAMKTPTWLAYLSQSDNPTTIQYQQQQFLDAFLADVTTARTHPTSVRFRTDEDGVMRNWPDRPKGLPPLMANALAPVDKAHADYQGNIRFRLPARADAEQEEPVFANIPIDSFAIPMDDETRAGFAELVRGRYVLIGGDIVDNDLFTTPLSRLPDLQTGEREQMIGLEVHAHMLAQQLDGAWSNPVPGWGLWALALLVVIAGGLTSLIDLKARWVVLIFIAQMLFFLAYPFWLQKIGVDTTGLPAFGQALGWLFGFVAVGSAARAVGSRQRAFAQSALGKYLPADVAEQIMRDPEQLSLHGERRNIFCVFTDLEGFTKLSHATTPETVARLLNAYLDRLSDVVLSHGGTIDKFVGDAVVAFWGAPLSRPDDGPQAAAAAIAMYEAGEKFRVDLAAEDVPPLGMTRVGLHVGDAIVGNFGGEGRIQYTALGDSMNTASRLEAANKSLKTGVLISAEAEARAKRDDLVPMGRVTLRGRAQPVDTFTPRPDLSADQRARIAEMVAAHAAGDKNLYVTCATAVGAEFSHDTSILFLIERLNETESGESYVLS comes from the coding sequence ATGACCGAAACCCCGACGACCGAACCAGAGGCGGCGCCCGAAGCCGCGGCCGAAAAGCGCGCAGCCATCCCGCTGCGCAAACAGGTGCGGCGGCTGTTCACCCAGCTTGGACCGGCGCGACTGGCGACGACGCTGATCTTCCTGGTCGTCGCGATATTCGTCGCGCGGATGAGCTGGCAATTGCCGCTCGCCGGCGACGCCGAACGCGCGCTCTACGACAGCCGCGCCTCGCTGACGGCGCAGCATGTGGGGCAAGACCCGCGCATCGTCATGATCACCTATAATGACGAGACGCTGTTCAACACCGGGATCCGCTCGCCGCTCGACCGCACCCTGCTGACGACGGCGCTCGCCAACATCGACGCGATGGGCGCTAAGGCTATCGGCATCGATATCCTGTACGACTCACCGCGCCCCGACGACGACGCGCTGAAAGCGCAATTGCGCGCGATGAAGACGCCCACCTGGCTCGCCTATCTCTCGCAATCGGACAACCCGACCACCATCCAATATCAGCAACAGCAATTCCTCGACGCGTTTCTGGCCGATGTGACCACCGCCAGGACCCACCCGACCAGCGTGCGCTTCCGCACCGACGAGGACGGGGTGATGCGCAACTGGCCCGACCGGCCCAAGGGGTTGCCGCCGCTGATGGCCAATGCGCTGGCGCCGGTCGACAAGGCGCATGCCGACTATCAGGGCAATATCCGCTTCCGCTTGCCCGCCCGCGCCGATGCGGAGCAGGAAGAGCCGGTCTTCGCCAATATCCCGATCGACAGCTTCGCCATCCCGATGGACGACGAGACGCGCGCCGGTTTCGCCGAACTGGTGCGCGGCCGTTATGTGCTGATCGGCGGCGACATCGTCGACAACGACCTGTTCACCACCCCGCTGTCGCGCCTGCCCGACCTGCAAACGGGCGAACGCGAGCAGATGATCGGGCTGGAGGTGCACGCGCATATGCTGGCGCAGCAACTCGACGGCGCATGGTCGAACCCGGTTCCGGGCTGGGGCCTGTGGGCGCTCGCGCTGCTCGTCGTGATCGCGGGCGGGCTCACCAGCCTGATCGACCTCAAGGCGCGCTGGGTGGTGCTGATCTTCATCGCCCAGATGCTGTTTTTCCTCGCCTATCCCTTCTGGCTGCAAAAAATCGGGGTCGACACCACCGGCCTGCCCGCCTTCGGGCAGGCGCTCGGCTGGCTGTTCGGCTTCGTCGCGGTCGGCTCGGCGGCGCGCGCCGTCGGCTCGCGCCAGCGCGCCTTCGCGCAATCGGCGCTCGGCAAATATCTGCCCGCCGACGTCGCCGAACAGATCATGCGCGACCCCGAACAGCTGTCGCTGCACGGTGAGCGGCGCAACATCTTCTGCGTCTTCACCGACCTCGAGGGCTTTACCAAGCTCAGCCACGCGACGACGCCGGAAACCGTCGCGCGCCTGCTCAACGCCTATCTCGACCGCCTGTCCGACGTCGTGCTGAGCCACGGCGGCACGATCGACAAATTCGTCGGCGACGCGGTCGTCGCCTTCTGGGGCGCGCCATTGAGCCGCCCCGACGACGGACCGCAAGCCGCCGCCGCGGCGATCGCGATGTACGAGGCGGGCGAGAAATTCCGCGTCGACCTCGCCGCCGAGGATGTGCCGCCGCTCGGCATGACGCGCGTCGGGCTGCATGTCGGCGACGCGATCGTCGGCAATTTCGGCGGCGAGGGCCGCATCCAGTACACCGCGCTCGGCGACAGCATGAACACCGCGTCGCGGCTCGAAGCCGCGAACAAGAGCCTGAAGACCGGCGTCCTGATCTCGGCCGAAGCCGAGGCGCGCGCGAAGCGCGACGATCTGGTGCCGATGGGCCGGGTGACGCTGCGCGGCCGCGCGCAACCGGTCGACACCTTCACCCCGCGTCCCGACCTCAGCGCCGACCAGCGCGCGCGCATCGCCGAAATGGTTGCGGCGCACGCGGCGGGCGATAAAAATCTTTATGTGACCTGCGCCACAGCGGTGGGCGCCGAATTCAGTCACGATACATCCATCCTGTTCTTGATAGAACGACTGAACGAGACCGAAAGTGGAGAAAGCTATGTCCTGTCCTGA
- a CDS encoding ShlB/FhaC/HecB family hemolysin secretion/activation protein, protein MGRKFAQPVTGLGMMNWTCGGDAARRRTQGVEMIGSGYQGQSREAETRRRAFRRFVAGSGLIVAALPVVGHAQVATPQIPTREEIQRPAPPPVPQANEQVVTADDAIERAPCPLANPEFANIRVTLRDVQFSSVEGIDPATLASTWSDRVGQDLPISVVCDIRDRAATMLRAKGYLAAVRVPPQTIDDGIVKLDILAARMSRIEVRGDAGANEGLLQRYLSHLQDQPVFNIADAERYLLLARDIPGLSARLTLRPGAAPGEVVGEVTVDRTAAILDFNVQNFGSKDVGRWGGIARARVFGLTGMGDMTTVSFYTTPDLDEQNVAQVAHEFRVGDEGLKFGASYTYAWTRPSVATLPIKSETQIISLFASYPLVLTQANRLTVGGGFDLIEQDIGLGGVPLNRDRLRVFNLRADGSWTDPASIGGRSGFSPAEPRWYLGASLEARQGVNFLGASDDCGPTGAACFVPGAIPLTRIEGKPDAFLVRANALAEWRPVKNFTLSAAPRAQWASDPLLAYEEFSGGNFTVGRGFDPGTVIGDSGVAVSVEARYGSLVPANTESGALQPFVFFDAAWVWNKDLAFAGLNPQKLYSAGGGIRLAYGDVGRLDLTVAVPLNRAGFLAQKPEPRFLLNFTTQFGVKAR, encoded by the coding sequence TTGGGTCGAAAATTCGCGCAGCCCGTCACCGGGCTGGGCATGATGAATTGGACGTGCGGCGGCGACGCCGCGCGCCGTCGAACGCAAGGGGTGGAGATGATCGGCAGCGGCTATCAGGGGCAATCGCGCGAAGCCGAAACGCGGCGACGGGCCTTCCGGCGCTTCGTCGCCGGATCGGGCCTGATCGTCGCGGCCTTGCCCGTCGTCGGGCACGCGCAGGTCGCGACCCCGCAAATCCCGACCCGCGAGGAAATCCAGCGCCCGGCGCCGCCGCCGGTTCCGCAGGCGAACGAACAGGTCGTCACCGCCGACGATGCCATCGAACGCGCACCCTGCCCGCTCGCCAACCCCGAATTCGCCAATATCCGCGTCACGCTGCGCGACGTCCAATTCTCCAGCGTCGAGGGCATCGACCCGGCGACGCTCGCGTCGACCTGGTCCGACCGCGTCGGTCAGGACCTGCCGATCTCGGTGGTCTGCGACATTCGCGACCGCGCCGCGACGATGCTGCGCGCGAAAGGCTATCTGGCGGCCGTCCGCGTCCCGCCCCAGACGATCGACGACGGCATCGTCAAGCTCGACATTCTCGCCGCGCGGATGAGCCGGATCGAGGTGCGCGGCGACGCCGGCGCCAATGAAGGACTGCTCCAGCGCTATCTGTCGCATCTTCAGGATCAGCCTGTCTTCAACATCGCCGATGCCGAGCGCTATCTGCTGCTCGCGCGCGACATTCCGGGCCTGTCGGCGCGGCTGACCCTGCGCCCCGGCGCCGCGCCGGGCGAAGTGGTCGGCGAGGTGACGGTCGACCGCACCGCCGCGATCCTCGACTTCAATGTCCAGAATTTCGGGTCGAAGGACGTCGGTCGCTGGGGCGGCATCGCCCGCGCGCGCGTCTTTGGCCTGACCGGCATGGGCGACATGACCACGGTCAGCTTCTATACGACTCCCGATCTCGACGAGCAGAATGTCGCACAGGTCGCGCATGAATTCCGCGTCGGCGACGAGGGGCTGAAATTCGGCGCCAGCTACACCTATGCCTGGACGCGGCCGAGCGTCGCGACGCTGCCGATCAAGTCCGAAACCCAGATCATCAGCCTGTTCGCATCCTATCCGCTGGTGCTGACGCAGGCGAACCGGCTGACCGTCGGCGGCGGGTTCGACCTGATCGAGCAGGACATCGGGCTGGGCGGCGTGCCGCTCAACCGCGACCGGCTGCGCGTCTTCAACCTGCGCGCCGATGGCAGCTGGACCGACCCGGCATCGATCGGCGGGCGCAGCGGGTTCAGCCCCGCCGAACCGCGCTGGTATCTCGGCGCCTCGCTCGAGGCGCGGCAGGGCGTCAATTTCCTCGGCGCGAGCGACGATTGCGGCCCCACCGGCGCCGCCTGTTTTGTCCCCGGCGCGATCCCGCTGACCCGCATCGAGGGCAAGCCCGACGCCTTCCTTGTCCGCGCCAACGCGCTCGCCGAATGGCGGCCAGTCAAGAATTTCACCCTGTCGGCGGCGCCCCGCGCGCAATGGGCGAGCGACCCGCTGCTCGCCTATGAGGAGTTTTCGGGCGGCAACTTCACCGTCGGACGCGGCTTCGACCCCGGCACGGTGATCGGCGACAGCGGCGTCGCGGTGTCGGTGGAGGCGCGCTACGGCAGCCTCGTCCCTGCGAACACCGAAAGCGGCGCGCTCCAGCCCTTCGTCTTTTTCGACGCCGCCTGGGTCTGGAACAAGGACCTCGCCTTTGCCGGACTCAATCCGCAGAAACTCTATTCGGCCGGCGGCGGCATCCGCCTTGCCTATGGCGATGTCGGACGGCTCGACCTGACCGTCGCGGTGCCGCTCAACCGCGCGGGCTTCCTGGCCCAAAAACCCGAACCCCGCTTCCTGCTCAATTTCACCACCCAGTTCGGCGTGAAGGCGCGCTGA